In Uranotaenia lowii strain MFRU-FL chromosome 2, ASM2978415v1, whole genome shotgun sequence, one genomic interval encodes:
- the LOC129745698 gene encoding ATP-binding cassette sub-family G member 4-like: MLGNITVTESLDFAAELKLPRSVSRMVKSKTVNDIIKLLGLQKCANNLVETISGGEKKRLSIGLELISNPRILFFDEPTSGLDIIAAMQVIAHLKELALSGKCVICVIHQPSSSILQMFDDLIVLSEGKCIYKGPLDEMVSTFKSSGFECPNYYNRADFALEVASLKHEGNLLTLVEKAREEYKPAAIVNELNESENDAMLIAAGANNHCDSDIEAGSGYSGGSDRQYPVSQWSQFVTLTKRTTLCTFRDMQLMKMRILAHLCVGLLIGVVFWEVGNDGSKVLSNASCLFFFLIFVFFANAMPLVMTFPLETAVFIRERMNNWYSLGAYFFSKLVADFPFLILGPTLFLASSYYMTSQPMELHRVVMLWTICILTAWVAQLTGLLAGSSLPLELSVFCVPCSVIPMLVFCGFFVRFREMFDFLVPFTYVGYFRYSFEGSMQAIYGFNRTNIPCEKYCYFGKVSKFLESFDMEENTYAMDVGGLVVWVVAMHVALYASLAFRLKRNQ, encoded by the exons ATGCTCGGAAACATCACCGTCACGGAAAGCTTGGACTTTGCAGCGGAACTCAAACTTCCGCGATCCGTTTCGCGGATGGTCAAATCGAAAACCGTCAATGACATTATTAAACTGTTGGGACTACAGAAATGTGCCAACAACTTGGTGGAAACTATTTCCGGTGGCGAGAAGAAGCGCCTGTCAATTGGTTTGGAGTTGATCTCCAATCCGAGGATTCTGTTTTTCGACGAACCGACCAGTGGACTGGACATCATTGCAGCCATGCAGGTCATCGCCCATCTGAAGGAGCTGGCACTGTCCGGGAAATGTGTGATTTGCGTCATTCATCAGCCGAGTTCCAGTATATTGCAGATGTTTGACGATTTGATAGTCTTGTCGGAGGGGAAGTGTATTTACAAAGGTCCGTTGGACGAAATGGTATCGACCTTCAAATCGAGTGGGTTCGAATGTCCCAACTATTACAACAGGGCAGATTTCGCCCTGGAAGTAGCCAGCCTGAAGCACGAAGGAAATCTCCTAACCCTGGTCGAGAAAGCTAGGGAAGAGTACAAACCGGCAGCGATAGTGAATGAGTTGAATGAGAGCGAAAACGATGCGATGCTGATAGCTGCTGGCGCCAATAATCACTGTGATAGCGACATCGAGGCGGGGTCAGGATATTCCGGGGGATCCGATCGGCAGTATCCGGTATCCCAGTGGAGTCAATTTGTGACGCTTACGAAAAGGACCACGCTCTGTACCTTTCGGGATATGCAGTTGATGAAGATGCGAATCCTTGCGCATCTGTGTGTTGGTTTGCTGATCGGGGTGGTGTTTTGGGAGGTTGGAAACGATGGCAGCAAAGTGTTGAGCAATGCATCCTGTTTGTTCTTCTTTTTGATATTTGTGTTTTTCGCAAATGCCATGCCGCTGGTGATGACTT TTCCACTGGAAACGGCAGTTTTCATAAGAGAGCGGATGAACAACTGGTATTCTTTAGGAGCATATTTCTTCTCAAAATTGGTTGCAGATTTCCCGTTTCTG ATCTTGGGACCAACTCTCTTTCTAGCTAGTTCGTATTACATGACATCCCAACCAATGGAGTTGCATCGAGTGGTAATGCTGTGGACGATCTGCATACTTACAGCCTGGGTTGCTCAGCTCACCGGACTCCTGGCTGGAAGTTCACTACCATTAGAG tTAAGTGTCTTCTGTGTGCCCTGTTCGGTGATTCCGATGCTGGTGTTCTGCGGTTTCTTCGTCCGTTTTCGGGAGATGTTCGATTTCTTGGTGCCGTTCACCTACGTTGGATATTTCCGGTACAGTTTCGAGGGTTCGATGCAGGCCATCTATGGGTTCAACCGAACGAACATTCCCTGTGAAAAGTATTGCTACTTTGGGAAGGTTTCCAAATTTTTGGAAAGCTTCGATATGGAGGAGAATACTTACGCGATGGACGTCGGGGGTTTGGTGGTGTGGGTGGTGGCGATGCATGTGGCCCTGTACGCCAGCTTAGCATTCCGGTTGAAACGTAACCAGTGA